From Bacillus basilensis, a single genomic window includes:
- a CDS encoding arsenic transporter produces MSIEIWITIIVFFLTMIVVFWRPRGLNEAWPAAIGAGIILITGLVSKPDVMDIISKIGGASITILATIVMAVILESFGFFHWSAAKLANLAKGSGRRLYWYIQLLCFLMTLLFNNDGSILITTPILILLLKNLQLKPHQQIPYLLSGALIATASSAPIGVSNIVNLIALNIVNMTLYMHTAMMFVPATLGLLFMSWLMYTVLKKKLPERLPVSSYDIEEMFFTKNFHPLKGKNSVDTKQKRTRFMLKVLGFVFLMRCLLFVASFLSIPIEIVAVLGSLVLLIWRWYYLRTNPVDILKKTPWHILIFAFSMYVIIYGLHNAGLTTALVNWLEPVVSQHLLYASFAMGGLVSLLSNIFNNHPALMIGTITLTEMGLDPVTLKTIYLANIIGSDIGSLLLPIGTLASLIWMYILKQNKIKVKWKDYLSVSLIVIPLTTVVTLFLLYYWVHLFFAL; encoded by the coding sequence ATGAGCATTGAAATATGGATTACTATTATTGTATTCTTCTTAACAATGATTGTTGTCTTTTGGCGACCTCGTGGTTTAAATGAGGCGTGGCCGGCAGCAATTGGTGCTGGCATTATCCTGATTACTGGACTTGTATCAAAACCAGACGTCATGGACATTATCAGTAAAATTGGCGGAGCCTCCATAACAATATTAGCGACCATCGTTATGGCGGTTATATTAGAAAGCTTCGGCTTCTTCCACTGGTCCGCAGCGAAACTTGCAAATTTAGCAAAAGGCTCCGGTCGCCGTTTATACTGGTATATTCAATTATTATGTTTTCTTATGACTCTTTTATTTAATAACGACGGTAGTATTTTAATTACAACTCCAATTTTAATTCTTCTCCTAAAAAATCTTCAATTAAAACCTCATCAACAAATCCCTTATTTATTAAGCGGTGCTTTAATCGCTACTGCATCTAGTGCACCAATTGGTGTAAGTAATATCGTAAACTTAATCGCATTAAATATCGTAAATATGACTCTTTATATGCATACTGCTATGATGTTTGTACCTGCAACATTAGGACTATTGTTTATGTCATGGCTTATGTACACAGTTTTAAAGAAAAAACTACCAGAAAGATTACCTGTTTCTTCATATGATATCGAAGAAATGTTCTTCACAAAAAACTTCCATCCATTAAAAGGAAAAAATTCTGTTGATACGAAACAAAAACGGACAAGATTTATGTTGAAAGTATTAGGCTTCGTCTTCCTTATGCGCTGTCTTCTATTCGTCGCATCCTTCTTATCTATCCCAATTGAAATTGTTGCCGTACTCGGCTCACTCGTTCTTCTCATCTGGAGATGGTACTACTTACGAACAAATCCTGTCGACATTTTGAAAAAGACACCGTGGCACATTTTAATTTTCGCCTTCTCTATGTACGTCATTATTTACGGACTTCACAACGCAGGATTAACAACAGCACTTGTAAATTGGCTCGAACCAGTTGTAAGTCAGCATCTACTCTATGCTAGCTTTGCAATGGGCGGACTTGTTTCCCTCCTCTCTAACATCTTCAATAATCACCCTGCACTTATGATTGGTACCATTACGTTAACAGAAATGGGACTAGACCCAGTCACATTAAAAACTATCTACCTCGCAAATATTATTGGTAGTGACATCGGTTCACTATTATTACCAATCGGTACGCTAGCTTCCCTCATTTGGATGTATATACTGAAACAAAACAAAATTAAAGTAAAATGGAAAGACTATTTAAGTGTATCCCTTATCGTTATTCCTCTCACAACAGTCGTCACATTATTCCTCTTATACTACTGGGTACACCTCTTTTTCGCCTTATAA
- a CDS encoding cytochrome d ubiquinol oxidase subunit II: MHEESIAIIILWALIFVYSILGSIDFGAGFWGMVYAKHPTLAAKLANRYLSPTWEVTNTFLVFVVVAFLGFFPKAAFTLATVMFVPVMLILVLVAIRSTFMVFAYSLPKYQHLLRIISGITGLLIPALLITVLPVTEGAYITMSEGKEVLLYGKLLSSPVIYCYMLFGLTSELFLSSLFLADFAREQGSEDAYKIYRRNAIILGPATLVTAIIALVVMDPETHWLMQGLIKQFPWFTVSIVLFVIGYSSLWWTNKKYDTLGYPRIAVLAVVAQYAFASYAYGVAHLPYIIYPDVTVFTSFTTTETFYALLILYAIGIAILLPGFIFFWNLFLKDRTFLKEK, encoded by the coding sequence GTGCATGAGGAAAGTATTGCAATCATCATCTTATGGGCTCTTATTTTCGTATACAGTATATTAGGGTCCATCGATTTTGGAGCAGGTTTTTGGGGCATGGTATACGCAAAACATCCAACGCTCGCTGCCAAACTTGCCAATCGATACTTATCACCCACTTGGGAAGTAACAAATACGTTTCTCGTCTTTGTCGTTGTCGCATTTCTTGGCTTCTTTCCTAAAGCAGCCTTTACCCTTGCGACAGTAATGTTCGTACCCGTTATGTTAATTTTAGTACTCGTGGCAATTCGCAGTACATTTATGGTATTTGCTTATTCTCTGCCGAAGTACCAACACCTTCTTCGTATTATTTCAGGTATTACAGGGCTCTTAATTCCAGCTCTATTAATTACTGTTTTACCCGTTACAGAAGGTGCCTATATTACAATGTCTGAAGGAAAAGAAGTACTCCTTTACGGAAAACTTCTTTCTAGTCCTGTTATTTATTGTTATATGCTCTTCGGACTAACCTCGGAACTATTTCTATCCTCTCTCTTTCTTGCTGATTTTGCGAGAGAACAAGGTTCAGAAGATGCATATAAAATTTATAGAAGAAACGCTATCATCCTTGGCCCTGCAACACTCGTTACGGCGATTATCGCACTCGTTGTAATGGATCCGGAAACACACTGGCTTATGCAAGGGTTAATAAAGCAATTCCCATGGTTTACAGTTTCTATCGTTTTATTCGTTATCGGGTACTCTTCTCTTTGGTGGACAAACAAGAAGTACGATACACTAGGATACCCTCGCATTGCTGTCTTAGCAGTCGTCGCTCAATATGCATTTGCAAGTTACGCTTACGGTGTCGCGCATTTACCATATATTATTTATCCTGATGTAACTGTATTTACAAGCTTTACAACGACAGAAACATTCTATGCATTGCTTATTCTATACGCAATTGGAATTGCAATTTTGTTACCAGGATTTATTTTCTTCTGGAATTTATTCTTGAAGGATCGAACTTTTTTGAAGGAAAAATAA
- a CDS encoding metal-binding protein: MPSGRTHTKINLISLPVVLFLLFSYGLTNFDFLLTFAIGFLVGTSFLTPDLDTYSNAYNKWGFLRIFWYPYKKVMPHRSFFTHTIILGDVIRIAYMLIVFSPFLFLLNVIALDGNLIEIAKKHEVEIVTFVMGIVVASTLHIIADKVNTRRKKMMRKKKKRRR; encoded by the coding sequence ATGCCATCAGGAAGAACGCATACGAAAATAAACTTAATATCCCTTCCGGTTGTTTTGTTTCTGCTCTTTTCGTATGGATTAACAAATTTTGATTTTTTATTAACTTTTGCAATTGGCTTTTTAGTAGGGACTTCATTTTTAACGCCGGATTTAGATACGTATAGTAATGCGTATAATAAATGGGGATTCCTGCGTATATTTTGGTATCCGTATAAGAAGGTCATGCCGCATCGCTCCTTCTTTACACATACAATTATACTTGGTGATGTAATTCGTATTGCATACATGTTAATTGTGTTTTCTCCGTTTTTATTCCTATTAAATGTAATCGCACTTGACGGGAATTTAATAGAAATTGCGAAGAAACATGAGGTTGAAATTGTAACGTTCGTAATGGGAATTGTTGTGGCAAGTACGCTTCACATTATAGCGGATAAAGTGAATACGCGCCGCAAGAAGATGATGAGAAAAAAGAAGAAACGCAGAAGATAA
- the lldP gene encoding L-lactate permease: protein MNTWTQVYDPFGNIWISAAVALIPIIFFFLALAVFRMKGYVAGFITVVLTILVALFAYKMPFTMAMAATGYGFLYGLWPIAWIIIMSVFLYKISVKTGQFDVIRASVLSITNDHRLLVILIGFSFGAFLEGAAGFGAPVAITAALLAGLGLNPLYAAGLCLIANTAPVAFGAMGIPITVAGQVTGIDPHKIGQMAGHQLPFLSLFVPFFIVFLMDGLKGVRQTWPALLVAGSSFAITQFITATFLGPELPDITSALVSLVSLSLFLKVWQPKEIYQSGQANSEVAATTTAASMPKLTLGKVVKAWSPFIVLTVMVVIWSQSFFKALFAPRGVLESLVFKFEITGLHNLVMKAEPIVNKATPYEAILKFDVLSATGTAILIACLISMFILKMSVKDAVVTFKETLSELKMPILSIGFVLGFAFIANYSGLSSTLALALAGTGGLFPFFSPFLGWIGVFLTGSDTSANALFSNLQAITAQQVGVSEVLLVAANTTGGVTGKMISPQSIAIACAAVGLAGKESDLFRFTVKHSLFFVIIVGIMTYVQAYYLTWMIP from the coding sequence ATGAACACATGGACACAAGTTTATGATCCGTTCGGAAACATTTGGATTTCGGCAGCGGTCGCACTTATTCCGATTATCTTTTTTTTCTTAGCTTTAGCAGTTTTCCGCATGAAGGGGTATGTGGCAGGATTTATTACGGTTGTACTTACAATTTTAGTGGCGTTATTCGCTTATAAGATGCCGTTCACGATGGCGATGGCAGCGACCGGATATGGTTTTTTATACGGATTATGGCCAATTGCTTGGATTATCATTATGTCGGTATTTTTATATAAAATTTCTGTGAAAACAGGTCAATTCGATGTGATTCGTGCATCTGTATTATCCATTACGAATGACCATCGTTTACTCGTTATTTTAATCGGTTTTTCATTCGGAGCATTTTTAGAAGGGGCAGCAGGATTTGGTGCACCAGTAGCGATTACGGCAGCACTTCTTGCAGGCCTTGGGTTAAATCCTTTATATGCAGCGGGTCTTTGTTTAATTGCAAATACGGCACCAGTAGCGTTCGGAGCGATGGGAATTCCGATTACAGTTGCTGGACAAGTAACAGGTATTGATCCACATAAAATCGGACAAATGGCTGGACATCAATTACCGTTTCTATCATTATTTGTTCCGTTCTTTATCGTATTTTTAATGGATGGATTGAAAGGGGTAAGACAGACTTGGCCTGCTTTACTTGTAGCGGGTAGTTCGTTTGCAATTACGCAGTTCATTACAGCGACATTCTTAGGACCAGAACTTCCGGATATTACGTCAGCACTTGTAAGTTTAGTTAGTTTATCGTTGTTCTTAAAAGTATGGCAACCGAAAGAAATCTATCAATCCGGGCAAGCAAATAGTGAAGTAGCTGCAACAACAACGGCGGCATCGATGCCGAAATTAACGTTAGGAAAAGTTGTAAAGGCATGGTCTCCATTTATCGTATTAACGGTTATGGTAGTCATTTGGAGTCAAAGTTTCTTTAAAGCATTATTTGCTCCAAGAGGCGTGTTAGAAAGCCTTGTATTTAAGTTTGAAATTACAGGCTTGCATAATTTGGTAATGAAGGCAGAGCCTATTGTAAATAAAGCGACGCCTTACGAGGCAATCTTGAAGTTCGATGTATTATCAGCAACTGGAACAGCGATTTTAATTGCTTGTCTCATTTCCATGTTTATTTTGAAAATGAGTGTAAAAGATGCAGTAGTAACATTTAAAGAAACGTTAAGCGAATTGAAAATGCCAATTCTATCTATCGGATTCGTATTAGGATTTGCATTTATCGCAAACTATTCTGGTCTATCTTCTACACTAGCATTAGCACTAGCAGGAACTGGCGGACTATTCCCGTTCTTCTCACCATTCCTAGGCTGGATTGGCGTATTCTTAACAGGTTCCGATACGTCAGCGAATGCATTATTCTCAAATCTACAAGCAATTACAGCACAACAAGTTGGTGTATCTGAAGTACTTCTCGTTGCAGCAAATACAACGGGTGGTGTAACAGGAAAAATGATTTCTCCGCAATCAATTGCAATTGCTTGTGCGGCAGTTGGACTTGCTGGAAAAGAATCAGATTTATTCCGCTTCACAGTGAAGCATAGTTTATTCTTTGTAATTATTGTTGGTATTATGACGTATGTACAGGCATATTATTTAACGTGGATGATTCCATAA
- the thiC gene encoding phosphomethylpyrimidine synthase ThiC, which yields MKQSVSAEQIELKSSLPGSKKVYVDGPRAGMKVPMREIEQSETNGVSNPPIRVYDTSGPYTDPAYKVELEKGIPTPRHSWILERGDVEAYGGREVKPEDDGVKVASKHTPIFPQMDRQPLRAKQGANVTQMHYARNGIITSEMEYVAIREGVEPEFVRKEIAEGRAILPANINHPEAEPMIIGRNFHVKVNANIGNSAVSSSIAEEVEKMTWATRWGADTIMDLSTGKNIHTTREWIIRNAPVPVGTVPIYQALEKVNGIAEDLTWEVYRDTLIEQAEQGVDYFTIHAGVLLRYIPITAKRTTGIVSRGGSIMAQWCLFHHKENFLYTHFEEICEIMKRYDVSFSLGDGLRPGSIADANDEAQFSELETLGELTKIAWKHDVQVMIEGPGHVPMHLIKENMEKELDICQGAPFYTLGPLTTDIAPGYDHITSAIGAAMIGWFGTAMLCYVTPKEHLGLPNKDDVRTGVITYKIAAHAADLAKGHKTAHQRDDALSKARFEFRWRDQFNLSLDPERAMEYHDETLPAEGAKTAHFCSMCGPKFCSMRISHDIREYAKENDLETTEAIEKGMKEKAKEFKDTGSHLYQ from the coding sequence ATGAAACAATCTGTTTCAGCTGAGCAAATTGAATTGAAATCGAGTTTACCAGGGAGTAAGAAAGTATATGTAGATGGACCACGCGCAGGTATGAAAGTGCCGATGCGTGAGATTGAACAAAGCGAAACGAACGGCGTCTCAAATCCGCCAATCCGTGTGTATGATACGAGCGGTCCTTATACGGATCCGGCGTATAAAGTAGAGCTGGAAAAGGGGATTCCAACGCCGCGCCACTCTTGGATTCTAGAGCGCGGGGATGTAGAGGCATATGGAGGGCGCGAGGTGAAACCAGAGGATGACGGTGTGAAAGTGGCTTCGAAACATACACCTATTTTCCCGCAAATGGATCGCCAGCCGCTTAGAGCGAAGCAAGGTGCAAATGTTACGCAAATGCATTATGCGCGTAATGGCATTATTACGTCTGAGATGGAATATGTTGCGATTCGTGAAGGCGTAGAGCCTGAGTTTGTTCGTAAGGAAATTGCAGAAGGTCGTGCCATTTTACCAGCGAATATTAATCATCCGGAAGCAGAACCGATGATTATTGGACGTAATTTCCACGTGAAGGTCAATGCAAATATCGGAAACTCTGCTGTATCTTCTTCTATTGCAGAAGAAGTAGAGAAGATGACGTGGGCAACGCGCTGGGGTGCAGATACGATTATGGATTTATCTACAGGTAAAAATATTCATACGACGCGTGAGTGGATTATTCGTAACGCGCCTGTACCAGTTGGAACTGTACCAATCTATCAAGCGCTGGAAAAAGTAAACGGAATTGCAGAAGATTTAACGTGGGAAGTGTATCGTGATACGTTAATTGAGCAAGCGGAGCAAGGCGTGGATTACTTTACGATTCATGCCGGAGTATTACTTCGTTACATTCCAATTACGGCAAAACGTACGACAGGTATTGTTTCCCGCGGTGGTTCAATTATGGCGCAGTGGTGTTTATTCCACCATAAAGAAAACTTCCTATACACTCATTTTGAAGAGATTTGTGAAATTATGAAGCGGTATGATGTTTCGTTCTCTCTCGGAGATGGATTACGTCCAGGTTCGATTGCAGATGCAAATGACGAGGCACAATTCTCTGAGCTTGAAACACTTGGTGAATTAACGAAAATTGCTTGGAAACATGATGTGCAAGTGATGATTGAAGGGCCTGGACATGTACCGATGCATTTAATTAAAGAGAATATGGAGAAAGAGCTTGATATTTGTCAGGGCGCGCCGTTCTATACACTTGGGCCGTTAACGACAGATATTGCACCAGGTTATGACCATATTACATCGGCAATTGGAGCTGCGATGATTGGTTGGTTTGGAACGGCGATGCTTTGTTATGTAACGCCGAAAGAACATTTAGGCTTACCGAATAAAGATGATGTTCGCACGGGGGTTATTACGTACAAAATCGCTGCGCATGCGGCTGATCTTGCGAAAGGGCACAAAACGGCTCATCAGCGTGATGATGCACTTTCAAAAGCACGCTTCGAGTTCCGTTGGCGCGATCAATTTAATTTATCTTTAGATCCTGAGCGCGCGATGGAGTACCATGATGAAACATTGCCAGCAGAAGGCGCGAAAACGGCTCATTTCTGTTCCATGTGTGGACCGAAGTTTTGTAGTATGAGAATCTCACATGATATTCGTGAATACGCGAAAGAAAATGATTTAGAAACGACAGAAGCAATTGAAAAAGGGATGAAAGAGAAAGCGAAAGAATTTAAAGACACTGGTAGTCATTTATACCAATAA
- a CDS encoding YkvA family protein codes for MEQKFSVEAFWKKVKHVAKQAGQSVIYASLLLFYVLQKPDVPKRVKIIVIGALAYFIAPIDAIPDFVAGIGYTDDLGALMAALLQASLYVNEDVKDKARVKLAEWFGSDIDTSFIDQKLDQ; via the coding sequence ATGGAACAAAAATTTTCAGTTGAAGCGTTTTGGAAGAAAGTAAAACATGTTGCAAAGCAAGCAGGGCAGTCGGTCATTTATGCAAGTTTATTATTGTTTTACGTTTTGCAGAAACCGGATGTTCCAAAACGAGTGAAAATTATTGTAATTGGAGCGCTTGCTTATTTTATTGCACCGATTGATGCGATTCCAGATTTTGTTGCTGGAATTGGTTATACGGATGATTTAGGGGCGTTAATGGCTGCACTATTACAGGCGTCGTTATACGTCAATGAAGATGTGAAAGATAAGGCACGAGTGAAGTTGGCAGAATGGTTTGGTTCGGATATAGACACATCCTTTATCGATCAGAAATTAGATCAATAG
- a CDS encoding transcriptional regulator, with the protein MRKRVYIGIGVILLIALGGIVFWSALQGNRTEHFILRHMVNENGTLATYRLGDTKAGTGEAKGREALSESAGLWLQYTLDKDDQALFDEQVKVIQNNFVHKDQIVLWKISEKGEMQSATNALIDDLRIIEQLYRAYEMYKEERYKNLADQLSDAVIRYNKKDNYYVDYYDVDAGKQNNFATTSYINPHAFSYMKKYGKVSDQQYQDVVQFLADYPRHGWAFPKEYKEDGTFTYDKEVNLIDQSYVAYHRSLGGLSSDAYLAFIKKKFQEDGKLYGRYNLETGKQTVKYESPAAYGLTILYVLQTGDTKFAKELYDHMATFRNDNVFSRYYGGYVTGENNNTHIFDNVLPLLAEMELEKSNK; encoded by the coding sequence TTGCGGAAACGTGTATATATAGGGATTGGAGTTATTCTCTTAATCGCTTTAGGTGGAATTGTATTTTGGTCAGCTTTGCAAGGAAACCGTACGGAACATTTTATCTTAAGACATATGGTAAATGAAAATGGGACGCTTGCTACTTATCGTTTAGGGGATACAAAGGCAGGTACGGGTGAAGCGAAGGGCCGTGAAGCTTTATCAGAATCGGCAGGACTGTGGCTACAATATACATTGGATAAAGACGATCAAGCGTTATTCGATGAACAAGTTAAGGTTATTCAAAATAACTTTGTACATAAGGACCAAATTGTTTTATGGAAAATCTCTGAAAAGGGAGAAATGCAGTCAGCTACAAATGCACTTATAGATGATCTTCGTATTATAGAACAATTATATCGCGCTTATGAAATGTACAAGGAAGAGCGTTATAAAAACTTGGCAGATCAATTGAGTGACGCTGTAATTCGTTATAATAAGAAAGATAATTATTACGTTGATTATTATGATGTAGATGCAGGGAAACAAAATAATTTTGCAACTACATCATACATAAATCCGCACGCATTCTCGTATATGAAAAAGTACGGGAAAGTTTCTGATCAGCAATATCAGGACGTGGTTCAATTTTTAGCGGATTACCCAAGGCATGGCTGGGCATTCCCGAAAGAGTATAAAGAAGATGGTACTTTTACGTACGATAAAGAAGTGAATCTTATTGACCAATCATACGTTGCATATCATCGTAGTTTAGGTGGTCTTTCATCAGATGCTTACTTGGCATTTATAAAGAAAAAATTCCAGGAGGATGGAAAGCTATACGGTCGTTACAATTTAGAAACGGGAAAACAAACTGTGAAGTATGAATCGCCAGCCGCTTACGGATTAACGATTTTGTACGTACTACAAACAGGTGATACAAAGTTTGCGAAGGAATTGTATGATCATATGGCCACATTCCGAAATGACAACGTATTTAGTAGATATTACGGTGGATATGTAACAGGCGAAAATAATAATACGCATATTTTTGATAACGTACTACCACTTTTAGCTGAAATGGAATTAGAGAAGAGTAATAAATAG
- the cydA gene encoding cytochrome ubiquinol oxidase subunit I, translating to MDTVTLARAFFGSSLAFHIIFATLGVGLSLMIFISEILFHWKKDSDYAIMAKRWTKAFAILLGVAIPTGTIVGVQISLLWPGFAKIVGQVISVPFQIEIFAFFLEALFMSIYVYAADKLPPFMRLISLFFVMIGATASAVLITSANTWMNTPAGFSMGPDGSVFNVDPWKAFFNPSFGTSAFHVVITAYATGAAVIASIAGFKLLKKNLSKREIAYHKKGLLLGLVVTFITGATMWLSGHESAIALHKHSPEKLASAEALFETTSHAPLSIGGVVDPNTLELNYALEIPNMLSLLVGLDPSTVVKGLKEFPQETWPPFYTHTLFNLMVGTAAFTFAVAAIALLYWYFVYRKKGAELPKWLLWGAAACGPVMLLGIEFGWIFSCSGRQPWTIYGMQRTVDASTRADFVGPLFILFIILYIGLGILTVFVLRTFFKKHPLTNDLHHEGGDSRA from the coding sequence ATGGATACGGTAACATTAGCAAGAGCATTTTTTGGTTCTTCACTAGCATTCCACATTATCTTTGCAACACTTGGTGTCGGGCTTTCATTGATGATTTTTATAAGTGAAATACTCTTTCACTGGAAGAAAGATTCCGACTACGCCATTATGGCGAAAAGATGGACAAAAGCATTTGCCATCCTTCTTGGTGTAGCAATTCCCACTGGAACAATTGTTGGTGTGCAAATCTCACTTCTTTGGCCTGGTTTTGCCAAAATTGTTGGGCAGGTTATTTCTGTTCCTTTTCAAATTGAGATTTTCGCCTTCTTTTTAGAGGCTTTGTTCATGTCCATTTATGTATATGCAGCTGACAAACTACCTCCATTCATGAGATTAATCTCGCTATTCTTCGTCATGATTGGTGCCACGGCATCCGCCGTGCTTATTACATCAGCAAATACATGGATGAATACACCCGCGGGCTTTTCAATGGGACCAGATGGATCTGTTTTTAACGTTGATCCGTGGAAAGCTTTCTTTAATCCTAGTTTTGGCACAAGCGCATTTCATGTTGTTATTACTGCCTATGCAACTGGAGCTGCCGTCATTGCCTCTATCGCTGGATTTAAATTATTAAAGAAGAATTTAAGTAAACGCGAAATTGCTTATCATAAAAAGGGGCTTCTGTTAGGACTCGTCGTGACATTTATTACAGGCGCTACGATGTGGCTTTCGGGACACGAATCGGCAATTGCCTTACATAAGCATTCCCCTGAAAAACTTGCATCTGCTGAAGCTTTATTTGAAACGACATCGCATGCACCGTTATCAATTGGCGGAGTTGTAGATCCTAACACACTTGAACTAAACTATGCACTAGAAATTCCGAACATGCTCAGCCTACTAGTGGGACTAGACCCTAGCACTGTCGTAAAAGGTCTAAAAGAATTCCCACAAGAAACATGGCCACCATTTTACACACATACACTATTTAACTTAATGGTCGGCACCGCTGCCTTTACCTTTGCAGTTGCAGCAATCGCCCTCTTATATTGGTACTTTGTTTACCGAAAAAAAGGAGCAGAATTACCGAAGTGGCTTCTTTGGGGAGCTGCCGCATGTGGACCGGTTATGTTGCTCGGTATTGAATTCGGGTGGATTTTCAGCTGTAGCGGTCGTCAACCGTGGACCATTTATGGTATGCAACGTACAGTTGACGCTTCTACACGCGCCGATTTCGTCGGTCCTTTATTTATTCTATTCATCATTTTATATATTGGACTCGGTATTTTAACAGTTTTTGTGCTACGGACATTCTTTAAGAAACATCCGCTTACAAATGATTTACATCACGAAGGAGGCGATTCTCGTGCATGA
- a CDS encoding DUF4870 domain-containing protein, with the protein MNGNKILAALSYFSVLFAPILFPIIVWIVGDAETKPHAKRALWTHIIPSIATFIGVTILGIMGLGSDQPDVTLGIGTMIVLCICGIISLYYFIWNIVKGIKVLKA; encoded by the coding sequence ATGAACGGAAACAAAATATTAGCAGCTTTATCTTACTTTAGTGTATTATTTGCCCCTATCTTATTCCCTATTATTGTGTGGATTGTAGGCGATGCTGAAACAAAACCACATGCAAAACGTGCTCTATGGACACACATTATTCCAAGTATCGCTACATTCATTGGCGTAACTATTTTAGGAATTATGGGTCTTGGATCTGATCAACCAGACGTAACACTTGGAATCGGTACAATGATTGTCTTATGTATTTGCGGAATCATTAGCTTATACTACTTCATTTGGAACATCGTAAAAGGCATTAAAGTACTGAAAGCTTAA